In bacterium, a single genomic region encodes these proteins:
- a CDS encoding DUF763 domain-containing protein: MERNITELPLHFGSAPKYLFERQKKILFEIGRLIIMEFGTEEFLKRLSDPYYFQVLGCISGFDWHSSGVTTTVCHALKNVFNNNPEYGIFIFGGKGKNGLLTPEEIRNNRFIDRKDEIIFISKLTSKIDNNCIQDGYQLYHHNIFVDKKGNWAVIQQGMNLKNNYARRYHWFNKITSS; the protein is encoded by the coding sequence ATGGAAAGAAATATTACAGAGTTACCTTTACATTTCGGTTCAGCACCAAAATATCTTTTTGAAAGACAGAAGAAAATACTTTTTGAGATTGGTAGGTTGATAATAATGGAATTCGGTACAGAAGAATTTTTGAAACGTTTATCCGACCCTTATTATTTCCAGGTACTTGGTTGTATCTCTGGTTTTGACTGGCATTCGTCAGGTGTTACTACGACAGTATGTCATGCTTTAAAAAATGTTTTTAATAATAACCCGGAATATGGAATTTTTATTTTTGGAGGGAAGGGTAAAAATGGGCTTTTAACACCTGAAGAAATAAGAAACAACAGATTTATTGATAGGAAGGATGAAATTATTTTTATTTCAAAACTTACAAGTAAAATTGATAATAATTGTATTCAGGATGGGTATCAACTTTATCACCATAATATTTTTGTTGATAAAAAAGGGAACTGGGCAGTTATACAACAGGGAATGAATTTGAAAAATAATTATGCAAGGAGGTATCACTGGTTCAATAAAATCACAAGTTC
- a CDS encoding alpha/beta fold hydrolase encodes MEKLLSIYNEVYKIINSVSENKNEITEINLFNEKRKAGILFLPDFCSSVLIILPGAGYNEKFQKSVFKNFKFLLKKNIGICIFNLNNGNLDKEDVIFFNYFKEKIGEIRGIIEYIKNELKIKNVNLLGISFGGILGFIVAALEKEIKKSIFILSGVNLEFITWKSLLRFRIKKDCKRVVCKRMHKVYRNLLKNNLYNEILNLPRKCFLYDPFTYLTNLIDREILMINSIFDMIIPFYCVLEVKKRLKNVKTLWYPSTHLTLKFFIPFIRKNILNFLKNENISGN; translated from the coding sequence ATGGAAAAATTGTTAAGTATATACAATGAAGTTTACAAAATTATAAATTCGGTATCAGAGAATAAAAATGAAATAACAGAGATAAATCTTTTTAATGAAAAAAGAAAAGCAGGAATTTTGTTCCTTCCTGATTTTTGTTCTTCTGTATTAATTATTTTACCCGGAGCAGGATATAATGAAAAATTTCAAAAATCAGTTTTTAAAAATTTTAAATTTTTACTGAAAAAAAATATAGGGATATGTATTTTCAATCTAAATAATGGGAATTTGGATAAAGAGGATGTTATTTTTTTTAATTACTTTAAAGAAAAGATAGGAGAAATCAGAGGAATAATTGAGTATATAAAAAATGAGTTAAAAATAAAAAATGTAAATCTTCTCGGTATAAGTTTTGGTGGGATACTTGGATTCATTGTTGCAGCACTGGAAAAAGAAATAAAAAAATCTATTTTTATACTTTCAGGAGTTAATTTAGAATTTATTACATGGAAAAGTTTACTTCGTTTCAGAATAAAAAAGGATTGTAAAAGAGTTGTGTGTAAAAGAATGCATAAGGTATACAGAAATCTTTTAAAAAACAATCTGTATAATGAAATTTTAAATCTTCCAAGAAAATGTTTTCTTTATGACCCCTTTACATATCTGACCAATCTGATAGATAGAGAAATATTAATGATAAATAGTATTTTTGATATGATAATTCCTTTTTACTGTGTACTTGAGGTAAAAAAACGATTAAAAAATGTAAAGACGCTTTGGTATCCATCAACTCATCTAACATTAAAATTTTTTATCCCTTTTATTAGAAAAAATATACTGAATTTCTTAAAAAATGAAAATATATCCGGGAATTGA